The proteins below are encoded in one region of Cucurbita pepo subsp. pepo cultivar mu-cu-16 chromosome LG10, ASM280686v2, whole genome shotgun sequence:
- the LOC111804411 gene encoding uncharacterized protein LOC111804411 isoform X1, with the protein MLNPKNFDQLISKAIYKPRMVISSIFTDAHQPVRSVSLPARVELEPEPLLESLKSFQVSSSNAKTTPFGLEGIRAALVGLAELYNSVGELVQSSSTQQALVHYKEGKLVEEALTESVILIDSCCSARDIILTMKQNIQSLQSALRRKVADSSIESHVRAYFSFRRKAKKDIGSFLGSLKQMQSNRTTSFPLLDLPNHDLLPLIRLLREARTISISIFGELLAFLSTSVTKGKASGWSLVSQLMPTIRSRSGKGRKIVNELESVDIGLHSLLGHGRENESNDKKAEVQMAQRRLRTLASSFEGIESELDCMFRCLVKHRVCFLNMLVH; encoded by the exons ATGCTGAACCCGAAAAACTTCGATCAACTCATCTCAAAAG CAATTTACAAACCAAGGATGGTGATCTCATCGATATTCACCGACGCCCACCAGCCTGTTAGATCGGTTAGCTTGCCTGCGAGGGTGGAGCTCGAGCCAGAACCATTGCTGGAGAGCCTAAAATCCTTTCAAGTTTCGTCTTCCAATGCGAAAACGACTCCTTTTGGACTCGAAGGGATCCGAGCTGCATTGGTTGGGCTAGCAGAGTTGTATAACTCTGTTGGAGAGCTTGTTCAGTCTTCTTCCACCCAGCAAGCTCTTGTTCACTATAAGGAGGGGAAGCTTGTGGAAGAGGCTTTAACTGAGTCTGTTATATTGATAGATTCTTGTTGCTCTGCAAGAGACATAATCCTTAcgatgaaacaaaatatacaaTCCCTTCAATCGGCTTTACGTCGAAAAGTAGCAGATTCGAGCATCGAAAGCCATGTTCGTGCCTACTTCAGCTTCCGAAGGAAAGCGAAGAAAGACATCGGAAGCTTCCTCGGTTCATTGAAGCAAATGCAAAGTAATAGAACAACAAGCTTCCCTTTATTGGATCTACCAAACCATGATTTGTTGCCTCTTATCAGACTGCTAAGAGAAGCAAGAACCATCAGCATCTCCATCTTTGGAGAGCTTCTAGCGTTCCTATCAACGTCGGTGACGAAGGGGAAGGCTAGCGGGTGGTCATTGGTCTCACAATTGATGCCAACGATCAGGTCGAGATCGGGTAAAGGACGGAAAATAGTAAATGAATTGGAGAGTGTGGATATTGGTCTCCATTCTCTCCTTGGCCATGGGAGAGAAAACGAAAGCAATGATAAAAAAGCTGAAGTTCAAATGGCACAAAGAAGGCTTAGAACATTGGCGTCAAGTTTTGAAGGAATAGAGAGTGAATTGGATTGCATGTTCAGATGTTTAGTTAAACACAGAGTGTGTTTCCTTAACATGTTAGTTCATTGA
- the LOC111803916 gene encoding putative F-box protein At1g65770 isoform X1: MKKSPVRWSDLPPELCLLIGKRLETYIDVLRFRSVCKSWRASVPRFDGISPLSPLQFPSPTNARRGYLAAGHTLLHRRIIYCFSPLHHHRTSNSSSSRLFTKDKSTKLGTIRFVDLFSNLLVVFDDETFRKDVNFLDFRIYEVAKSYALQYTRGGLVSGITKVIMYPDSGWTDFRTRIIVAVYGRGKLGFAKHGDDNWTLIDDDNFHYNDVIVYKGQVYAVDKWGTVFWIDSSMKSVQFSVPSCGFGDHKHLVECGGELYVVDRFLRKPDPDDCIRNNPNIVTDFKVYMLDQDWGRWVDVKNLGNQAIVLGDGCCFSVSASEIEGFQANCIYFNHKQKGWFSQDSVPAVFDLKERRILEASIHGNATRCGAFQWKL; the protein is encoded by the exons ATGAAGAAATCTCCTGTACGGTGGTCCGATCTGCCTCCTGAACTTTGTCTGCTCATCGGAAAACGCCTCGAAACCTACATCGACGTCCTCCGATTTCGCAGCGTCTGTAAATCGTGGCGAGCTTCTGTTCCTCGTTTCGACGGCATTTCTCCTCTTTCACCTCTTCAATTCCCTTCCCCCACCAACGCTCGCCGTGGTTACCTTGCCGCTGGCCACACCTTACTCCACCGAAGGATAATCTATTGTTTCAGTCCTCTCCATCATCATCGAACTTCtaactcttcttcttcaaggtTGTTTACGAAGGATAAGAGCACAAAACTCGGTACAATCCGCTTTGTAGATCTGTTTTCTAATCTATTAGTTGTATTCGATGACGAAACCTTTCGGAAGGATGTGAACTTCCTCGATTTTCGAATTTATGAGGTTGCGAAATCGTATGCGCTTCAATACACTCGTGGTGGTCTTGTTTCTGGAATTACTAAGGTTATAATGTACCCTGATTCTGGTTGGACCGATTTTAGGACCAGAATCATTGTGGCAGTTTATGGAAGAGGTAAATTAGG GTTTGCAAAACATGGAGATGACAATTGGACGCTAATCGATGACGATAATTTTCACTACAACGATGTGATTGTGTACAAGGGGCAGGTTTATGCTGTTGATAAATGGGGAACAGTTTTCTGGATCGATTCATCGATGAAATCGGTACAGTTTTCTGTTCCATCGTGTGGTTTTGGGGATCATAAACATTTAGTGGAGTGTGGCGGCGAACTCTATGTTGTGGATCGATTTCTGCGCAAACCTGATCCAGATGATTGCATTCGCAATAATCCTAACATTGTAACTGATTTCAAAGTGTACATGTTGGATCAAGATTGGGGAAGATGGGTGGATGTGAAGAATTTGGGGAATCAAGCCATTGTTTTGGGGGACGGTTGCTGTTTCTCTGTTTCGGCCTCGGAAATTGAAGGGTTTCAAGCGAATTGCATATATTTTAACCACAAACAAAAAGGGTGGTTCAGCCAGGACAGTGTTCCTGCTGTGTTCGAtctcaaagaaagaaggatttTGGAAGCCTCAATCCATGGGAATGCAACAAGGTGTGGTGCGTTTCAGTGGAAGCTGTAG
- the LOC111803711 gene encoding uncharacterized protein LOC111803711, protein MAAKYQARSISLPSRLHPCAVKVEEELRKVKTWVSSSSSSSSVWGALLGLQDLYDSIDELLKMGSTQQVLSCPQNKQLVDELLDDSMKLLDVCSLAKDIALETQTHVGALHSAFRRRKGDSAMKTTTAAYISYRKKMKKEGKNLITSMKKMNEKFNSSPMQNPDNHLSSVVEALRQVCSTNSSIFESVLLYLTPLTKPKARGWSLVTKWVHKGAIACESNSAMNEFENVDVALSSVVEEMEVEKLQVAQRRLESLEMAAQEIESGLDGVFRRLIKIRASLLNIISQ, encoded by the coding sequence ATGGCTGCCAAGTACCAAGCGAGGTCCATAAGCTTGCCTTCTAGATTGCATCCCTGTGCTGTGAAGGTTGAGGAGGAGTTGAGGAAGGTGAAGACATGggtgtcttcttcttcttcttcttcttctgtttgGGGTGCTCTTTTGGGATTACAGGATTTGTATGACTCCATTGATGAGCTTCTCAAAATGGGTTCCACTCAGCAGGTTTTGTCTTGTCCCCAAAACAAACAGTTGGTGGACGAGTTGTTGGATGATTCTATGAAGCTTTTGGATGTCTGCAGCTTAGCAAAGGACATAGCATTAGAAACCCAAACGCATGTTGGGGCTCTTCACTCTGCCTTTCGCCGGAGGAAAGGCGATTCCGCCATGAAAACCACCACTGCTGCTTACATTTCCTATagaaaaaagatgaagaaagaaggtAAAAACTTGATAACatcaatgaagaagatgaatgagaaATTCAACTCATCCCCAATGCAAAATCCAGATAATCACCTGAGCTCTGTGGTTGAAGCGCTGAGACAAGTTTGCTCAACCAACAGCTCTATTTTCGAATCCGTGTTGTTGTACTTAACGCCATTGACGAAGCCAAAAGCTCGAGGATGGTCTTTGGTTACTAAGTGGGTGCACAAGGGGGCGATTGCCTGCGAGTCAAACAGTGCCATGAACGAATTTGAGAACGTGGATGTGGCTTTGAGCTCTGTTGTTGAAGAAATGGAGGTTGAGAAGTTGCAGGTTGCTCAGAGAAGATTGGAGAGTTTGGAAATGGCGGCACAAGAAATTGAGAGTGGGTTGGATGGTGTGTTCAGGAGATTGATCAAAATAAGAGCCTCTCTGTTGAACATAATATCTCAATAG
- the LOC111803915 gene encoding IST1-like protein gives MSAADRSVRIIKQFISLLRRGFNSSKCKTAAKMAVARIKLLRNKREAAVKQMRRDIALLLQSGQDATARIRVEHVIREQNVLAANEIIELFSELVVARLSIIAKQRECPADLKEGVASLIFAAPRCSEIPELSALTNVFEKKYGKDFVSAATDLRPNCGVNRLLIDKLSVRTPAGEVKLKIMKEIAMEHQIEWDTTESEKELLKPPEELIDGPRSFVSAASLPVKPAAAASQSAGNDAQIERRNGREDESMHFQDTASAAEAAAKAAKQAIAAAEAAAYLANKDMNWDARDSGFDLSPPANSTPICSHHIDHQFKAGEERTTNVNTDYEMAYRRHSYNPTDIKFDESDCEEETQMDDGADGGVSRPPDGNPPPIPSSRVHPKLPDYDTLAARFEALKYRKT, from the exons ATGAGCGCCGCCGATCGTTCCGTCAGGATCATCAAGCAGTTCATCTCCCTCCTCCGCCGTGGCTTCAACTCCTCCAAATG TAAAACGGCGGCGAAAATGGCGGTGGCGAGGATAAAGCTGCTGAGGAACAAGCGAGAGGCGGCGGTAAAGCAGATGAGACGCGACATTGCTCTGCTTCTTCAGTCGGGTCAGGACGCCACTGCTCGGATTCGG GTAGAACATGTGATAAGAGAACAGAATGTTTTGGCTGCCAATGAGATTATCGAACTCTTCAGCGAGTTGGTTGTGGCTAGATTATCAATTATAGCGAAACAGAG GGAATGTCCGGCAGATCTGAAAGAAGGGGTTGCTAGTTTGATCTTTGCAGCTCCGAGGTGCTCTGAGATTCCAGAGCTTTCTGCACTTACCAATGTTTTTGAGAAGAAATATGGGAAGGATTTTGTGTCTGCTGCCACTGATCTGAGGCCCAATTGTGGAGTGAATCGGCTG CTCATTGACAAGCTCTCTGTTCGAACTCCTGCGGGTGAAGTCAAGCTTAAAATAATGAAGGAGATTGCCATGGAGCACCAGATTGAATGGGATACAACAGAATCTGAGAAGGAGCTACTAAAGCCTCCTGAAGAACTTATT GACGGGCCTCGGAGTTTCGTTAGCGCTGCTAGCTTACCTGTGAAGCCTGCAGCAGCAGCAAGCCAATCTGCTGGAAATGATGCTCAAATTGAAAG GAGGAACGGTAGAGAGGATGAAAGTATGCACTTTCAAGATACAGCATCAGCCGCAGAAGCTGCTGCAAAAGCAGCGAAGCAAGCGATTGCTGCTGCAGAGGCAGCTGCCTATCTAGCAAATAAAGACATGAATTGGGATGCTCGAGACTCGGGTTTCGATCTCAGCCCTCCTGCTAATTCTACCCCGATCTGCTCTCATCATATTGATCATCAGTTCAAGGCAGGAGAAGAGAGAACAACGAATGTAAATACAGATTATGAGATGGCTTACAGGAGACATAGCTATAATCCTACCGACATAAAGTTCGACGAATCGGAttgtgaagaagaaactcAAATGGACGACGGAGCTGACGGAGGTGTTAGTCGACCTCCTGATGGGAATCCTCCACCGATACCTTcatctcgtgtccaccccaaGCTGCCTGATTATGACACTCTTGCTGCTCGCTTTGAAGCTCTCAAGTACAGGAAAACTTGA
- the LOC111803620 gene encoding FK506-binding protein 4-like — translation MGDSCVRWSDLPPELWTVIGKYLDTYIDVLRCRGVCRSLRASFPPFNDVSPALPLHVPSPCNDDADYPIRYSILTRKIIYRLSPLDFHQTNAVSSSAAAKGWFAVVETTQKGKQKHMVECGGEVYVVDRFDDVSDTETGSSESESGSESEEEEEEDEDEDEEAEEEEEEEEEVEIKVYKVDLDDDYLRRRLEEVENLGNEALFLRKRESSFSVPATDLEGIQGNCIYYARRSMMMKKGF, via the exons ATGGGCGACAGCTGTGTACGGTGGTCCGATCTCCCTCCTGAACTTTGGACGGTCATCGGAAAATACCTTGATACCTATATCGATGTCCTCAGATGTCGCGGCGTCTGCCGATCACTGCGTGCTTCGTTTCCTCCGTTCAACGACGTTTCTCCTGCTCTACCTCTCCACGTTCCTTCTCCTTGCAATGACGACGCTGATTATCCAATCAGATACAGTATACTCACACGAAAGATAATCTATCGCCTCAGTCCCCTCGATTTCCATCAAACTAACGCGGTTTCTTCATCTGCGGCGGCGAAGGGATGGTTTGCCGTGGTGGAGACTACACAGAAAG GTAAACAGAAACATATGGTGGAGTGCGGCGGCGAGGTTTACGTGGTGGATCGATTCGATGATGTGAGTGACACTGAGACTGGTTCCAGTGAGAGCGAGAGTGGGAGTGAgagtgaggaagaagaagaagaagatgaagatgaagatgaagaagcagaggaagaagaagaagaagaggaagaggttgAAATCAAAGTGTATAAAGTGGATTTGGATGATGACTACCTAAGAAGAAGATTGGAGGAGGTGGAGAATTTAGGGAATGAAGCGTTGTTCTTGAGGAAGAGGGAGAGCAGTTTCTCTGTTCCGGCAACAGATTTGGAAGGAATTCAAGGGAATTGCATATATTATGCTCGAAGATcaatgatgatgaagaaaggATTCTGA
- the LOC111803916 gene encoding putative F-box protein At1g65770 isoform X2, protein MKKSPVRWSDLPPELCLLIGKRLETYIDVLRFRSVCKSWRASVPRFDGISPLSPLQFPSPTNARRGYLAAGHTLLHRRIIYCFSPLHHHRTSNSSSSRLFTKDKSTKLGTIRFVDLFSNLLVVFDDETFRKDVNFLDFRIYEVAKSYALQYTRGGLVSGITKVIMYPDSGWTDFRTRIIVAVYGRGKLGFAKHGDDNWTLIDDDNFHYNDVIVYKGQVYAVDKWGTVFWIDSSMKSVQFSVPSCGFGDHKHLVECGGELYVVDRFLRKPDPDDCIRNNPNIVTDFKVYMLDQDWGRWVDVKNLGNQAIVLGDGCCFSVSASEIEGFQANCIYFNHKQKGWFSQDSVPAVFDLKERRILEASIHGNATRCGAFQWKL, encoded by the exons ATGAAGAAATCTCCTGTACGGTGGTCCGATCTGCCTCCTGAACTTTGTCTGCTCATCGGAAAACGCCTCGAAACCTACATCGACGTCCTCCGATTTCGCAGCGTCTGTAAATCGTGGCGAGCTTCTGTTCCTCGTTTCGACGGCATTTCTCCTCTTTCACCTCTTCAATTCCCTTCCCCCACCAACGCTCGCCGTGGTTACCTTGCCGCTGGCCACACCTTACTCCACCGAAGGATAATCTATTGTTTCAGTCCTCTCCATCATCATCGAACTTCtaactcttcttcttcaaggtTGTTTACGAAGGATAAGAGCACAAAACTCGGTACAATCCGCTTTGTAGATCTGTTTTCTAATCTATTAGTTGTATTCGATGACGAAACCTTTCGGAAGGATGTGAACTTCCTCGATTTTCGAATTTATGAGGTTGCGAAATCGTATGCGCTTCAATACACTCGTGGTGGTCTTGTTTCTGGAATTACTAAGGTTATAATGTACCCTGATTCTG GTTGGACCGATTTTAGGACCAGAATCATTGTAGCAGTTTATGGAAGAGGTAAATTAGGGTTTGCAAAACATGGAGATGACAATTGGACGCTAATCGATGACGATAATTTTCACTACAACGATGTGATTGTGTACAAGGGGCAGGTTTATGCTGTTGATAAATGGGGAACAGTTTTCTGGATCGATTCATCGATGAAATCGGTACAGTTTTCTGTTCCATCGTGTGGTTTTGGGGATCATAAACATTTAGTGGAGTGTGGCGGCGAACTCTATGTTGTGGATCGATTTCTGCGCAAACCTGATCCAGATGATTGCATTCGCAATAATCCTAACATTGTAACTGATTTCAAAGTGTACATGTTGGATCAAGATTGGGGAAGATGGGTGGATGTGAAGAATTTGGGGAATCAAGCCATTGTTTTGGGGGACGGTTGCTGTTTCTCTGTTTCGGCCTCGGAAATTGAAGGGTTTCAAGCGAATTGCATATATTTTAACCACAAACAAAAAGGGTGGTTCAGCCAGGACAGTGTTCCTGCTGTGTTCGAtctcaaagaaagaaggatttTGGAAGCCTCAATCCATGGGAATGCAACAAGGTGTGGTGCGTTTCAGTGGAAGCTGTAG
- the LOC111803621 gene encoding putative F-box protein At1g65770, producing the protein MDNGVRWSELPPEIWSAVGKHLHNYIDAVRFRSVCRSWRSSVPPVPKISPPIRLRFPSPINTASLFVDAFLSQSTFYRLAPLIHEQSPNSSSSSQNGRLVKMEKSELGKMRFLHPLSKRLIRCNPEEHKELNLLDLRIDELAISYSLKYTDTACVPGIAKVVVFPTSIGPDVEDCTVIAVFEDGKLGFARSGDEKWTLIDEQSFHYDDVIVYNRQYYAVDRWGTVFWIDSSMRLVQFSPPLIGLGQQKHLVECGGELLVIDRFLDKERSVQHPTDIMDDAHPMAIPFRRPDNDSSPRAVDFKAHKLDQEWGTWVELKNLGNRSIILGNDCCLSFEASEFEGCKENCIYYTDVNDNEFSKRSFSRVFDLEGGRIGNILCYPGRIGIFSPPPIWLSKSLPPLKDILFAASPHRHEN; encoded by the exons ATGGACAACGGAGTGCGGTGGTCGGAACTCCCGCCGGAGATATGGTCGGCAGTCGGAAAACACCTTCACAACTACATCGATGCCGTCCGATTTCGCAGCGTTTGCCGATCATGGCGGTCCTCTGTTCCTCCTGTCCCCAAAATATCTCCTCCTATTCGTCTCCGATTTCCCTCCCCAATCAACACTGCAAGTCTCTTCGTCGACGCCTTCCTCTCCCAAAGTACCTTCTATCGTCTCGCTCCTCTCATCCACGAACAGAGCCCTAACTCGTCTTCCTCTAGCCAGAACGGCCGACTGGTGAAGATGGAGAAATCGGAGCTCGGTAAGATGCGGTTTCTTCATCCTCTGTCCAAGCGCCTAATCCGATGCAATCCGGAAGAACACAAGGAACTGAACTTACTGGATCTTCGAATCGACGAATTAGCCATATCGTATTCGCTCAAATACACTGATACTGCTTGTGTTCCTGGAATCGCTAAAGTCGTGGTGTTCCCTACATCCATCGGACCAGACGTTGAAGATTGTACTGTAATCGCAGTGTTTGAGGACGGGAAGTTAGGGTTTGCCAGATCTGGAGACGAGAAATGGACTCTAATCGACGAACAGAGTTTCCACTACGACGATGTGATTGTCTACAATCGGCAGTACTATGCAGTCGATAGATGGGGAACTGTTTTCTGGATCGATTCATCGATGCGATTGGTACAATTTTCTCCTCCTCTGATCGGTCTCGGCCAGCAGAAGCACTTGGTAGAGTGCGGCGGCGAACTTCTGGTAATCGATCGGTTCCTCGACAAAGAGCGTTCGGTTCAACATCCAACCGATATCATGGACGACGCACATCCAATGGCGATTCCATTTCGACGGCCGGATAACGATTCGTCTCCAAGAGCAGTCGATTTCAAGGCTCATAAGCTGGATCAAGAATGGGGGACATGGGTGGAGCTGAAGAATTTGGGGAATCGATCGATTATATTGGGGAACGACTGTTGTTTATCATTTGAAGCGTCGGAATTTGAAGGATGCAAAGAGAATTGCATTTACTACACCGATGTTAACGACAACGAGTTCTCTAAAAGAAGTTTCAGCCGTGTGTTCGATCTTGAAGGAGGAAGAATCGGAAACATATTGTGTTATCCTGGACGCATCGGAATCTTCAGCCCGCCGCCGATTTGGCTCTCCAAATCCCTTCCCCCCCTGAAG GACATCCTGTTTGCTGCCTCTCCACATCGCCATGAAAACTAG
- the LOC111803917 gene encoding protein S-acyltransferase 10-like produces MIMDACYHRDFSDRIMDRYIRFFPCLSDPARRSSLGLKVALVMLHLVYAGVLFALDRHLIEEIKIKPWYTASYLLLFVATLIQYFLTSCSSPGYVLDAMRAANEKDIAFIKASKQPASSNNVNVVVTIDRSPSGNNVQADVTSWTKMVMDMYPPRTPLRNFTCSYCHVEQPPRTKHCHDCDRCVLQFDHHCVWLGTCIGQGNHCRFWWYIFEETALCLWTGILFISYLKADIVRAWWKDAIVIVLLITLSIALIFLLLLLLFHSYLVVTNQTTYELVRRRRIFYLRGIPERVYPFSKGVCHNLYDFCCHRSNIYNLEPLPSAQMLEERSRPYTCSDIMRCRCC; encoded by the exons ATGATCATGGATGCTTGCTACCACCGCGACTTCTCGGATCGAATAATGGACCGATACATTCGTTTTTTTCCTTGTCTTTCCGATCCTG CTCGGAGATCTTCGTTGGGTTTAAAAGTAGCATTGGTGATGCTGCACCTTGTTTATGCTGGAGTTCTATTTGCACTCGACCGGCatttgattgaagaaatcaagaTTAAACCGTG GTATACGGCTTCATATTTGTTGCTTTTCGTTGCTACCCTCATTCAATACTTTTTAACATCATGTTCATCTCCTGG CTATGTACTCGACGCTATGAGGGCTGCTAATGAAAAGGATATTGCTTTTATAAAGGCATCAAA ACAGCCTGCTTCAAGCAACAATGTAAATGTGGTTGTTACTATAGACCGGAGCCCTTCCGGAAATAATGTACAGGCAGACGTAACATCGTGGACAAAGATGGTAATGGACATGTATCCCCCTCGAACACCACTTAG AAATTTTACCTGCTCTTATTGCCATGTAGAGCAG CCTCCACGGACAAAGCATTGCCATGATTGTGATCGATGCGTACTTCAGTTTGATCATCATTGTGTTTGGCTTGGGACATGTATTGGTCAGGGCAATCATTGTCGATTCTG GTGGTACATTTTTGAGGAGACAGCTTTATGCTTGTGGACTGGCATATTGTTCATTTCATACCTCAAGGCTGATATAGTGCGGGCTTG GTGGAAGGATGCAATTGTCATCGTGCTGCTGATTACCTTATCGATTGCCCTAATCTTCCTGCTGCTCTTGCTTCTATTTCATAG cTATCTTGTCGTTACGAATCAGACAACATACGAACTTGTTAGACGTAGGCGAATCTTTTACTTAAG GGGCATTCCTGAAAGAGTTTATCCCTTCAGCAAAGGAGTTTGCCACAATCTATACGATTTCTGCTGTCACAGAAGCAACATATATAACTTGGAGCCCCTGCCTTCGGCTCAGATGCTTGAAGAGCGATCGAGACCGTACACATGTTCGGACATCATGAGGTGTAGATGCTGCTGA
- the LOC111803710 gene encoding uncharacterized protein LOC111803710: MVAFSQTPWSRYRDRCISLPARSHPSTIRVEQELAKLRSLDPSSFSSIEANCSALSGLVELYRCINEVLNLPLVQQALASHRREIWVQELVDGSVRFLDICDNTRDAVFVIKESIRQLQSAIRRSKYEDSGVENSIAAYISLRKKIKHESLKKSLASLRQMDYTSGASPPLQLENEVTVAVIRVLREASSITSSIFNSLLSLLAVPVHWRPKPSRWSVVSRLVHKGAITRNNQAERANELENLDMAIEAMQFGSLRRDAEAEEKIQSIVRERLLGLDSSIERIEHGTEGLFRELIHTRVSLLNIITQ; the protein is encoded by the coding sequence ATGGTAGCATTTTCACAAACACCTTGGAGTCGGTATAGAGATAGATGTATAAGCTTACCTGCTCGATCGCATCCATCCACGATTCGGGTTGAGCAAGAGCTAGCCAAGCTTCGATCCTTGgatccttcttccttctcaagCATTGAAGCGAATTGTAGCGCTCTCTCCGGCCTGGTGGAGCTCTACAGATGCATAAACGAGGTTCTGAACCTCCCACTGGTCCAACAAGCCCTAGCCTCACACCGACGTGAAATTTGGGTACAGGAATTGGTGGATGGCTCTGTAAGATTCCTGGATATCTGCGACAATACGAGAGACGCTGTTTTTGTGATAAAAGAAAGCATTCGACAGCTCCAATCGGCGATCCGGCGAAGCAAATACGAAGATTCGGGCGTCGAGAACAGCATCGCTGCATATATCAGCTTGAGAAAGAAGATCAAGCATGAAAGCTTGAAGAAATCGCTCGCATCGCTCAGACAAATGGATTACACCTCCGGAGCCTCTCCTCCTCTTCAATTAGAGAACGAAGTGACGGTGGCGGTGATCAGAGTGCTGAGAGAAGCAAGCTCCATCACCTCGTCCATCTTCAACTCTCTATTGTCTCTCCTCGCCGTGCCGGTGCACTGGAGGCCGAAACCTAGCCGATGGTCAGTGGTGTCAAGGCTCGTGCACAAGGGAGCAATCACACGCAACAATCAGGCAGAGAGAGCCAACGAGTTGGAGAACCTGGACATGGCGATCGAGGCGATGCAGTTCGGATCGTTGAGAAGAGACGCAGAAGCGGAGGAGAAGATCCAATCGATTGTTCGAGAGAGACTTCTGGGGTTGGATTCGAGCATTGAAAGAATCGAACATGGAACAGAAGGATTGTTCAGGGAATTGATTCATACCAGAGTTTCTCTTCTGAATATAATTACTCAGTAA
- the LOC111804411 gene encoding uncharacterized protein LOC111804411 isoform X2 gives MVISSIFTDAHQPVRSVSLPARVELEPEPLLESLKSFQVSSSNAKTTPFGLEGIRAALVGLAELYNSVGELVQSSSTQQALVHYKEGKLVEEALTESVILIDSCCSARDIILTMKQNIQSLQSALRRKVADSSIESHVRAYFSFRRKAKKDIGSFLGSLKQMQSNRTTSFPLLDLPNHDLLPLIRLLREARTISISIFGELLAFLSTSVTKGKASGWSLVSQLMPTIRSRSGKGRKIVNELESVDIGLHSLLGHGRENESNDKKAEVQMAQRRLRTLASSFEGIESELDCMFRCLVKHRVCFLNMLVH, from the coding sequence ATGGTGATCTCATCGATATTCACCGACGCCCACCAGCCTGTTAGATCGGTTAGCTTGCCTGCGAGGGTGGAGCTCGAGCCAGAACCATTGCTGGAGAGCCTAAAATCCTTTCAAGTTTCGTCTTCCAATGCGAAAACGACTCCTTTTGGACTCGAAGGGATCCGAGCTGCATTGGTTGGGCTAGCAGAGTTGTATAACTCTGTTGGAGAGCTTGTTCAGTCTTCTTCCACCCAGCAAGCTCTTGTTCACTATAAGGAGGGGAAGCTTGTGGAAGAGGCTTTAACTGAGTCTGTTATATTGATAGATTCTTGTTGCTCTGCAAGAGACATAATCCTTAcgatgaaacaaaatatacaaTCCCTTCAATCGGCTTTACGTCGAAAAGTAGCAGATTCGAGCATCGAAAGCCATGTTCGTGCCTACTTCAGCTTCCGAAGGAAAGCGAAGAAAGACATCGGAAGCTTCCTCGGTTCATTGAAGCAAATGCAAAGTAATAGAACAACAAGCTTCCCTTTATTGGATCTACCAAACCATGATTTGTTGCCTCTTATCAGACTGCTAAGAGAAGCAAGAACCATCAGCATCTCCATCTTTGGAGAGCTTCTAGCGTTCCTATCAACGTCGGTGACGAAGGGGAAGGCTAGCGGGTGGTCATTGGTCTCACAATTGATGCCAACGATCAGGTCGAGATCGGGTAAAGGACGGAAAATAGTAAATGAATTGGAGAGTGTGGATATTGGTCTCCATTCTCTCCTTGGCCATGGGAGAGAAAACGAAAGCAATGATAAAAAAGCTGAAGTTCAAATGGCACAAAGAAGGCTTAGAACATTGGCGTCAAGTTTTGAAGGAATAGAGAGTGAATTGGATTGCATGTTCAGATGTTTAGTTAAACACAGAGTGTGTTTCCTTAACATGTTAGTTCATTGA